ACCGTCAGCCCTTGTCGATCAGGTCCTGGATCCAGCCGATCATGACGCCGTACATCGTCTCGATCGCCTTGCCCGCTTCCTCGGCCGACGCGCCGGCCGGCTCGAACTCGCACGTCCACGAGAGGCGGCCGCTGCCGCCGTCGTCGGCGACGACCATCGTCGCGCGGTAGCCGGAGACGGGGAAGGGCGGGTTCTCGGGGATCGTGTAGACGAGCGTGCGCGTCGCGTCGTCGACGCTCTCGAGATACTCGTGGATCTTGCCGTTCGGGCCCGCGAAGATGCGCACCATCCCGGGGCCGCTGCCGCGGATCTCCCCGTTCTCGCCGCCCGGAATCCAGCGCACGTCGCCGAAGGCGCGCACCACCTCCCAGACGCGGGCGGTCGGTGCGGAGAGCGTTCGCGTGACGTTGACCTGGGCCATCGGGTCCTCCTCGAGGGTGTCGACGCGCGATGCGAGGCCTAGCGAGGCTTCTGCGCGATCGGGTTGTTCGTGGGGATGTAGCGGAGCGGGTCGATCGGGTCGCTCGTGTTGCGCTCGCCGTCCCATTCCTCGCCGGCGCGCGAGCCGCGCACGATCTTGTAGTGCCGGTTCAGGAACTTCTGCTCGGTCCACTCCCAGGTGCAGGCGACGTTCGCGTAGTGCGCGGAGATGGCGCGGCGGTAGCCCTGCGTGCGGTTGCGCCCCGAGCCGTGGAGGAGGATGGGATGGAAGAACGCCGTGTCGCCGGGCCCCATCTCGAGATACACGCGCTTCCCGATCAGGTCGTCGACGCCCTTCGCGCCGAAGTAGCCGCCGTTCAGGAACTCCCAGTCGGGGTTCTCGTGGGGCACGAGCTCGCCGCGGTGCGTGCCCGGGATGGCGACGAGGCAGCCGTTCTCGCGCGTGATCGGCTCGAGCGCCGTCCACGCCGCGCAGATCGCGTCGGCCGGGCGGAAGGGGAAGTAGAGCAGGTCCTGGTGCAGCGGGTGGCGGCCGTCGACGTTCGGGGGCTTGTTGATCAGCATCGTGTGGACGGTCATCACGTCGGGCCCGACGAAGCGCTCGACGCAGTCGAGCACGGCCGGGTGCGTGCGGTAGCCGTCGAGCACCGGGTCGTCCTCGAAGTCCTGGATCTTGGCGATGGCCTCCATCCGCGAGCCCGCGGCGACGGCGCCCTTCGCGACCATCACGTCCTTCATCACGAGCATGCTGCGCGGGG
This genomic interval from Myxococcota bacterium contains the following:
- a CDS encoding phytanoyl-CoA dioxygenase family protein → MADPAPASAPADRAHATSAITDAMLAHYWEHGFVVARGLVPERDLSAYRERLADIVEGRVAPPRSMLVMKDVMVAKGAVAAGSRMEAIAKIQDFEDDPVLDGYRTHPAVLDCVERFVGPDVMTVHTMLINKPPNVDGRHPLHQDLLYFPFRPADAICAAWTALEPITRENGCLVAIPGTHRGELVPHENPDWEFLNGGYFGAKGVDDLIGKRVYLEMGPGDTAFFHPILLHGSGRNRTQGYRRAISAHYANVACTWEWTEQKFLNRHYKIVRGSRAGEEWDGERNTSDPIDPLRYIPTNNPIAQKPR
- a CDS encoding SRPBCC family protein — encoded protein: MAQVNVTRTLSAPTARVWEVVRAFGDVRWIPGGENGEIRGSGPGMVRIFAGPNGKIHEYLESVDDATRTLVYTIPENPPFPVSGYRATMVVADDGGSGRLSWTCEFEPAGASAEEAGKAIETMYGVMIGWIQDLIDKG